The genomic DNA AATCATATGAATGTTTTTGCAAAAGCAACTATCATACTATCATATCCGCATGTGTATCGGTTTAAACCAATATATTATGTTATGATAGTTACCGTTTTGAACTATCATTCATCTGTCATAACCATCATGGCAAAAAACGATAACGTGCTGTGTATTAATTGTACGATAAAAACAGGGACCGTTCGGGAACAGGTACGAAACCTGTTAAAACGGCTTCTTTTTTCATCAAGACAGGCTTTTCTTTTGTCAAAAACAGCTTGCAAAGCCGCTTGAGACCCGGGTGTACCCATCATGGAGACCCGGGTGCGGGAGAGGTGCAGACCCGGGTCTGTGCGAGACCTTTACGGGGGTGTGGGGATGTTTATCCGCCATGTTAGAAGTGTTTTTATGCCCTGTTTTTGCATCTTTTTCAAGGAAAAAAGTCGTTTTATATTTAAACGGCCCCGTTTTGTCAATGCTATTTTGGTGCGGTTAGCCTGCCATTTCCCGCCTTCTTTTTCCGATAAAGCCGATTATTTCCTATTTTTGTAACCATTAACAAGTATCTTATTACCTGTCAACAACTACTATGGTTCTAAATTATATCTGGATCGCTTTCTTTCTGATTGCTTTCGTGGTGGCGCTTTGCAAATTAGCCATCGGCGGAGACACGGAAGTTTTCACCCATATCATCAACGCTTCTTTTGCTTCGGCAAAGACAGGGTTCGAGATATCCCTCGGACTGACGGGAGTCTTGGCTCTTTGGCTCGGCATCATGAAAATCGGGGAAAAAGGGGGCGTGATACAGGCCTTTGCCCGGTTGACGGCACCCGTGTTCAGCAAGCTCTTTCCGGGAATACCGAAAGACCATCCAGCAACGGGTTCTATCTTCATGTGCATTTCCGCCAACCTGTTAGGCTTGGACAATGCCGCCACGCCGATGGGACTGAAAGCCATGAAAGAGTTGCAGGAGCTGAACACGCAGAAGGATTCAGCCAGCGATCCGATGATCATGTTCCTTTGCATCAATGCTTCAGGACTGACACTGATTCCGGTCTCCATCATGACCTACCGGGCACAGATGGGAGCGGCAAACCCGGCTGATGTCTTCCTGCCCCTCATGCTCGCGACCTTCTCTTCTACCCTGGTCGCCATATTGGCGGTCTGCTTCAAGCAACGGATCAACATCCTGCAACGGAACCTGCTGCTTTTCTTCGGCGGGATGATCGCGTTCATCGGTGGTCTGGCCTTGCTTTTCGGGATGATGAGCCAGCAATCGGTCTCCCTCTACTCCACCCTGTTTGCCAACATTTTGCTTTTCTCTATTATATGCGGATTCATTATCAGCGGTATCCGCAAAAAAATCAACGTATACGACACCTTTATCGAAGGCGCAAAAGAGGGTTTCCAGACTGCCGTGACGATCATCCCCTACCTCATCGCCGTATTGGTTGCCATTGCCGTTTTCCGGGCTTCGGGAGCGATGGATTTCCTGATCGACGGCATCCGCATGGGAGTCTCGGCAGCAGGGCTGGACACGCAGTTCGTGGAAGGTCTGCCTACCATGCTGATGAAACCGCTCAGCGGCAGCGGGGCGCGGGGTATGATGCTGGATGCGATGAACACCTACGGCGCGGATTCGTTCATCGGCCGCCTCTGTTCCATCGTGCAAGGATCGAGCGACACGACTTTCTACGTCGTCGCCCTTTATTTCGGCAGTGTCGGAATCCGCAACACCTACTATACGATCCCCTGTTCGCTACTGGCCGATTTAGCCGGGGCGGTGGCAGCGGTCACTATGACGTATCTGTTTTTTACCTAATATCAAAATGACACTCCTACCCCATGTAAATCGGATTAGTAGTGCATCTATCTTGGAATTAGCATAGCAGATAATTATTTTTAACATATCATTCGGTAAGATAAAACATAAAAAGAATAACAATATGGCAATAGCATTCTACGCGGAAGACACCAAGCTTCCGGCAATCAAAAAGAGAGCGGTCGGCAACTGGGTAAAGGAAGTTGCCGCCACATACGGTAAGAAGGTCGGCGATATCAGCTACATCTTCTGCTCCGACGAGAAGATTCTGGAAGTAAACCGCCAGTACCTCCAACATGATTATTATACAGATATCATCACGTTCGATTATACGAGCGGCGATAAGATCTCCGGCGACCTGTTTATCAGCCTCGATACGGTGAAGACTAATTCCGAAGCCTTCAACACTCCCTACAACGAGGAACTCCACCGTACCATCATCCACGGTATCCTCCACCTCTGCGGCATCAACGATAAAGGACCTGGGGAACGCGAGCTCATGGAGGCCAACGAAAACAAAGCCCTGGCGATATTGCCGGAGGAATGCCGGGAAAGTCAACTTTCCCGGTAAAAAGAAATGTCTGGAGCCGCTTCCTGTTAAGGATGCTACTGAAGAGGTTGTATGATATGTGTGCCTGATAAAAGCCTGCACATGCTCCGGTGAAAACAGAAATTACCGGAGCAATGCTCCCAAAACCGATTACTCACTATCACTACCCAAATACTCATACCAAACGGCTATTTGCTTATTTGCCGGATACTCCCCCGATGTTATCACATAGATTTGGATACCTGGGAACAGGCAAATAAGGGATTGGTAACAATAATAAATGATCCGGCATGAAAGGCACAACTATTTTCTTTCTATCTATTCTGTTAATAACGACAGGTTGTAAAAGACTGGATCAAACGGCAGACGACTTGATCACAGTAGATGTAACCAATAATTCTTTTCCCAAAAAGGAACTGGCTCTTCAAGATTTCATGGATGTAGAATATATCCCGCTGGAAACAAACGATGATTTTGTTAATCAAGGGTTTGTGCAGGCTATAGGTAAAGAATTCATATTAGCAAAGAACTATAGGGATGACGGTGATATTTTTGTGTATGACCGGACCGGAAAAGCCATTCGTAAGATAAATCGTAAAGGGCAAGGAGGAGAAGAATACATCTCTTGTAGAAGTGTTACATTGGATGAAGAAAACAATGAAATGTTTATAAACGATTTCTTGGCAAGAAAAATAAAGGTCTATGACTTGGAGGGAAATTTTAAACGAAGTATCAAACAGAAACAAGATGGTGATACCCAGTTTTATTTGGATATATTTAATTACGATAAAGAGAATCTGATTTGTTACGATGAATGCAATCAAGAGATACCATTCCTACTCGTATCGAAGCAAGACGGAAACATAACCAAAGAGATTAGAACCCCATTTAAAGAAAAGAAGCTATTTCTTCAACTTTTAAGACATGAAGGAGGAACGAGAGCTGCCGGACCGGGCGAATACAGTAGAATAATCCCATTCAATGGCAATTGGATTCTATTAGAACCCTCGTCAGACACGATCTACACATTAATGCCCGATTACAATTTGCGGCCGTTTATCGTGCGAACACCTCCTATTCACATTATGAATCCAGAATCTTTCTTGGTTTTAAAGTTGGTTTCCGATCGTTATTATTTCATGGAAAGTATAAAGAACGTATATGATTTCAGCAAAGAAGAAGGCTTTCCGAGAACCTACTTCGTGTACGATACAGAGGAAAAGGATTTCTTCAGGTATATCATATACAATGGCGATTATTCTTATAAAAAAGAATTCTATATGGTCATGCTGACCCCTATCAATTCCAAAGGTGAATTATGGGCAACTATAAATGCTTTCGACCTTTGCGAGGACTATAAAAAAGGGAAGTTGAAAGGCAAACTAAAAGAAGTCGCTGCAACATTGGAAGAGGATGACAACCGGGTGATTATGTTGGTCAAACACAAAAAGTAATCCTTAGGATATATTAAAATCAAAACCTTTAAACGGCAAAATCCCGTCCTGCCAATTTTTAGAAGCATCGGATCTTATCCGAGATTATAAAGGGGGAAAGCTAAAGGGCTAATTGAAAGAAGTGGCTGCTACAGTAATTCCATCCTTTTCACAAAGTCAGAAATAAAATAAACAATATACAACAAACTTTTATTTCAAATACTCATTCAAAACAACCATCCGCTCATTAAGTCAATAATAAGCGGTCTTTACGGGATATATTTGAAGGGTTATTCAATTATTCATCTTATTTTTACAGGTATGAAAACAACAACGCTCCTATTGCTTCTCCTTTTTCTAGTAAACAGCAGTTCGGCTGAAACGTTCATCCCCTATACCCCCGACTCTTTGAAAAAGGGCGATTGGGTGGAAATCGAGTCCGTCCACTACTATCCCTATGTGGCTCCGGGCATCGAAGAAAAGGTTCCCTGGCGGGCGGAAAACATCCGACGAGTCATCTTTAAGGCGACCGTAACGGATCTGAATGAACGTACCCTCACCCTTGATTATACGTTCAAGAGCCTGTACGATTGCAGGAACGATACCGGGAAGCCCGGTTTCTACTATTTTGACAGCCGTTATCGGCAGGACTTCACATTCGATCACGAGATGGTCGGCAAACGGTTCCTGCGCGTCACATACGATCGGGAAAGCCAGAAAGCACATACTTTAGACAGACAAGAAACGACCTTTTCTTACTCGAAAAACTATGTTCCTTTCGGAGTAAGACAGGCAGGGTTGTCTGCCTATCCGGGAACGACTATCCAGGATTCCTTACCCTTGGACAAACAGCTTGCACCGGCGGTACAGGATATCCTGACCGGCTGGCAGGAAGACGGGATGCCTCGGCTGGCACAAAACATGCGGGTCATAGACGCCTCGTTCTCCCTTCCTCCGAATACGGAATTTACGTGTAGCTATGTCAATTTCGACTTGTCTGACGATTTGACCGTCCACAAAAAGATATTCATTGCCTACCCGACAGAATACAAAGTGGGCAAACGGGTGACGATCCTGCTTACTCCGGGGGATTCCATCACGCAAGACAAAGAATTATTTACCACAACACACAAAAGACGTTATCAGGGACGGGGAAGCGAACAAAACAATTTCCAATACAGCTACCGAAGATTCGCCGACCTGTACGAATCAGACCTTTATATGTACCCTTCGGACCTCGAATCTCCCGATCAAATGAAAAAAGCCTTCCAACTCCGCGAATCTTTGTTCCAAAATGTATTAGCGAAAGATTTTAAAAACATGGATCCTTATTGGCAGATGGTATTCGAACGTTCGGAACAGTATCTTAAAGGGGCGCTTGCCCTTCATCTCTATATGTATGCCAGCGATAAAGAAGTTTGGCACAAAAGCGGCTTGGTCGACTGGCAAGCTCCCTATTTCGTCTCGGTCAATCCACTTATCGATTTTGCATACAGCATGCATCGACCGGAGGTCGCTAATTACTTTTATTTTTTGAATGTTTACACGATGTATAAGAAACAGGAATTGAAAGCAGATAACCTGAACCTAAAAACACAAAAAGCGAAGGAAAAATATTTATTGAATCCGGCAGATGATTATTATCTGAATAAACATATCCTCTCCGGCTTTCCCAAATATCAAGTAAACGGAATGAATTTACAATTTTTAATGCACGATAAAACGTTAGCTGAAACTCAAGAAGATTACAACGATTTTATCCGCTCCTGTCCGGATACCAGCCTGACAAATCAGCTTCGAAGAGCATACGATAAACTATTGCCCTTCGAAGCCGGAAAAAATATCCGGGAAAGCGGCCTTATGATAGCCGATAGCCTGCATCTGGTGAAAGGAAGCGACCGAAAATACATCCTGCTGTTTTTATCAACGAGGGAACAAGGTCTTCCAGCGCCAAGCCTTCAAAATGCACTCGATTTCAAGAAACGCCTCGAATCGGAAGGGCTGGCCTCCATCGTGCAACTCGAATTATATTCAAAATTCCAATCTAACAATGCCAAACGGGTAAAGCCTTTTAAAGCTATTTCCGATCTGCAAATAGAAGAATTAAGGCGTAAGGAACTCGGCACCGTGACTATCCTGATGCGTGAAGACGGGACCATCCTCCATCGGCAATTTACGAATTGGCAATTTGATCCCAGCCCCGCCTTGGAAATCATTCAAAACGACCTGAAACGGGAAGACGAATCTTTCAACGATTTTCTAAAAGGATTCAAAGAAGGAGTATTAGGTACGCTTTTAATCGCGGCAATCATCGGTATCGCTTATTATTCCAGGGTGAAAGGGAAGCAAAAGAAGGAACGTAACCGCCGCCGTATCCGTGAACTCGAACTACGCGCCATCCGTTCACAGATGAACCCGCATTTTATTTTTAATGCGCTCAGTTCGATCCAGAATCTGATCAACCGCTCGGCCAATCAGGAGGCGAATAAGTATTTGATCGACTTCTCACGCCTGTTGCGGAAAGTGCTGGCGACTTCCGAAAAGAAACTGGTCCCCCTCTCTGACGAGATCGAACAGTTGCAGCTCTACCTGAAGCTCGAACAGCTCCGTTTCCCCTTCTCCTACTCGCTGACGGTAGACAATAATATCGAACCGGATGCGATCGAGATTCCGGGGATGCTGATACAGCCTTTCGTCGAAAATGCCGTCAAACACGGAATCGCTCCGCGCGGTACGGGAGAAATCATAATTCGATTATCTTTGCAAGACCAGTTGTTGGTTATCGACATCATCGACGATGGTCCCGGAATGGTAACTGAAACGGAAAGCGGCTTCGGTATCCGTGCCATCAGCAACGAGTTCGAGATATTAAAGGATTTGTACAATACGGAAATCGGCATAACGATCGAAAACAGGCAGAAGAAGGAATCTGTTTCCGGTTGCCATGTCCGGCTATCCATCCCTTTATAAGACAAAATATGGACACCAAAATAACCGCAGCAATCGTAGATGACGAGCAGGGGAACCGGGAGAACCTGCTCCGCATGATCGGGAACTATTGTCCGCAGATCAGGATATCGGCCATTTGCAGCTCCGTCACCGAAGCCCGTACCGTGCTGCCCGAAGCTAAACCGGACATCCTTTTCCTGGATATCCGGTTAGGCGACGACACCGGTTTCTCCCTCTTAGGCAGCCTTCCGGAAATTCCTTTCGAAGTGATTTTCGTTACCGCCTACGATAGCTATGCAATCCAGGCCATCCGCTTCAGTGCGCTCGACTATCTGCTGAAGCCTATCGACCCGGAAGAACTGACGCATGCCGTAGACAAGGCGGTCCAGGTCGTCCTTCGGAAACAGGAGAACAAACGGATGCAGAACCTCCTGCAAAACACGCAAGCATTGGACAAACAAAAGAAAATAGCTCTGTCGGTCGCCGATAAGATAGAGTTTGTAGAAATCGGTTCCATCATCCGTTGCGAATCCGAAAGCAACTACACGACTTTCTATTTGAAATCGGGAGAAAAACTGATCGTATCGAAGACACTCAAGGAGTTTGACGAACTACTGGCCCCTTACCATTTCCTTCGCGTCCACCAATCACATCTGATCAACCTGGATGAAATCAAAAGTTTCATCAAAAGCGACGGTGGATATATACGCATGAAGGACGGAGCCTCGGTCAGCATTTCCCGCCAACGGCGAAACTATGTGATGGAAGTATTAAAACAATTATAAACCAAGCCATCTAAATAACTGCTCATTCCTTATATTTCAAATCGAAACGGCCTTCCGTAATGCGTCCTCCCTCGAAAGTGCCGCTGAACACGCCGTCCGACATACGGGAGATGTAGACCTTGCCATCTTCCATATTTTGATTTTCAAAAGAGAGATTCACATAAGGAAGCGTTTCTCCCTCCTTGGGATCGGCAATCGTAAAACGGATATACGAACCGAGACCGACCTGCGCCGAAACCGTCACGCTGGAACCCTCTTCCCGCTCCAAATATTCCGCAGAAGGCATCCCCCACCGGCCGCTTGTATACACCCAGCCGTCAACCAAGCAACCAAATGTATTCGCCCCGGTCGTAGTAGCTTCGGGCATGATCGTCGGATCGACCGATTCGTTCTCTTCACAGGCCACACAAAACAGCAACAAACAGATAAATAACAGATGTCTCATAACCGTATCTGATTAAAAGTGTAAATTCATACCGAACAATAAGGATAATTGGGAGAAACATCCTCCGCCACCACTCAATTCAGGAGATTCGACCTGCCATTTCTGACCGTGATACCTGACCGAATAGCTCTCAGAGGAGGTAACGATCCAATTCAATTTTGCAGAAATCCCCACCAGCGGAGAAAGACGATACTCGCCTCCCGCCGACAGATTATAGGCCAGTTTATTCATTGACACATCCCGCGGCTTGCCGTACACAAAACTTTTATCTTTATAATGCTGATATCCCACCCCAGTCGATAAAGACAGATTGTATTTCTGCTTCACCATAAACAAGGCAAGCTGAGGCGCGAAATAATGCATCAGGATCTTGTCGGAACTTTCGTCATGAGTGTTTTTATAACGCCCACCCTGATAGATAAGTCCGGGAGCGAGTTTAAACGAACCGAAGATATATTTGTCTCCTAAGAAATAATAATTGGCATCCCAGGCGATCCCATTCCGCAAATCATTCCGATAAGCATCGGAGTTGTTCGTGATCCCGATCATTTTCCCCAAATACCAGGAAGGCCCTGCATGAACGGAGAATATCGACTTCCCGACAGACGTCTCCTGGGCCAAAACCGACACAGCTTGTATCAACAGCCCTAACAAAAGTACATACTTTTTCATATCATTTCTTTTAGACTTATAATCATAAATATAAGATGCTCAAAACCAGTCAAACGTTGCACAGGCTGTTACGACAAGATCGTATTGTTTCTCCTATCCTATCTTCAAAGCATCGCATGGTTCAGATAATGGATAAATTCAGGATCATCGGGTGCAATGATAAAGTTACCACGGCGGGAAGTCGTAATCAGAATACGGTTATCAGAACGCCGGGCAAAAACTTTTACACGTCCGATAGCAGTAGAAGAAAAATATCCGAGATCACCAAACAACCAACCGACACCAAATGAACGGATCATTATTCCTAAATCCAGCCGGTCGACCTCGCGAGCCGAAAGGATTTCCTCTATGTTTATATACGTCTTCCGAAAATACGCATCTATCACCAGTTTTTCTCCATCCACAATAAAACGGTTTGGCATAAATCCTCGAGTAAGCATACAAAGGATCGAACTGACGGCAAACAAACCTAACAAAACAGACAGATTGCCATCCCAAGCCGGAAATATACAGATACCATATAAAAGCAGAAGCATGACAGACGTTTTTATTTTATTGGCATTGTCCATCGAAGAAGAAGATATCCGGGTTTCCATACTCTTATTCCTTTAGTATTACTTAGATATTCCAAGACTCACAAATATAACAAAAATCCCGTACAAACTATTATCTTTGCAAAAGAAACAAAGACAATTAGGACAATGACTTTCAATTACGATGTAATCGTGGTAGGTGCCGGTCATGCAGGCTGTGAAGCCGCAGCGGCAGCCGCCAATATGGGTTCAAAGACGCTTCTCATTACAATGGATATGAACAAGATTGCACAGATGAGTTGCAATCCGGCAGTCGGAGGTATCGCCAAAGGACAGATCGTCCGTGAAATCGATGCCTTAGGCGGATATATGGGAATTGTGACGGACCGGACAGCCATCCAATTCCGTATGCTGAACCAAAGCAAGGGACCGGCCATGTGGAGTCCGCGCTCCCAGAGCGACCGCGCCCGTTTCATCGAATGTTGGCGGGGAATACTGGAAAACCTTCCGAACCTGTACATCTGGCAGGATACCGTACGCGAACTGTTGCTCGACGGAAATACCGTATGCGGCGTAAAGACTTATATGGGAGTCGAGTTCCATGCGAAAAGCGTGGTTCTGACAAACGGGACTTTCCTGAACGGGCTCATGCATATCGGCCGGACACAAATCAGAGGCGGCCGCATAGCCGAGCCGGCGGCAACCGGACTGACCGAACAACTGGTCTCATTAGGCATCAAATCCGAACGGATGAAGACCGGAACACCTGTGCGTATCGATGCACGCAGCGTGCACTTCGATGAAATGGCGGAACAGCCCGGAGAAAACGACTTCCATAAGTTCTCTTATATGGACACTTCGCACCGCGTTTTGAAACAACTTAGCTGTTGGACAACGTTCACCAACGAAGCCTGTCATGCAGTCCTGCGCGAAGGTCTCCCCGACTCCCCGTTGTATAACGGACAAATCCAAAGCATCGGCCCACGTTACTGTCCGAGCATCGAGACAAAAATCGTAACGTTTGCGGACAAGCCACAACACCAACTATTCCTGGAACCGGAAGGTGAAACGACACAGGAATACTACCTGAACGGCTTCTCCTCCTCCCTTCCGTTGGATATCCAGCTACGTGCCTTGCAACAGATACCGGCATTCCGGGACATACAGATCTATCGTCCGGGATATGCTATTGAATATGATTTCTTCGATCCGACGCAGCTCCACCATAATTTGGAAACAAAACTAATCCGCAACCTCTTCTTTGCCGGACAGATCAACGGGACGACCGGATATGAGGAAGCCGGCGGACAAGGATTGGTAGCCGGCATAAACGCACATATCAATTGCCACGGCGGAGATCCGTTCGTTTTAGGACGCGACGAAGCCTACATCGGCGTACTGATCGACGATCTTGTCACAAAAGGCGTAGACGAACCCTACCGTATGTTTACCTCACGTGCAGAATATCGCATTCTGCTCCGCCAGGATGATGCGGACATGCGTTTGACGGAAAAGTCGTATCATCTCGGTTTGGCAAAGCAGGACCGCTACGATTTGTTGAAAGAGAAAAAGGCAAGCCGGGATGCGATTATTTCTTTCGCAGAAAACTACTCCATCAAACCGCAATATATAAACAGTGGTCTGGAGGCGTTGGGCACTACCCCGCTCGCACACGGATGCAAGTTGATCGAACTGATTCCACGTCCTCAGATCACCTTGGAGAATATCGCGGAACTGGTCCCGGCATTCCGGACAGAGCTGGACAAGGTCCCTGTTTCACGAAAAGAAGAGATCATCGAAGCGGCAGAAATATTAATCAAGTATAGCGGCTACATCCGCCGCGAGCAGATCATCGCCGACAAGATAAACCGCCTGGAAAATATCCATATCAAAGGCAAGTTTGACTACAATGCGATCCAGTCTTTGTCTACGGAAGCCCGCCAGAAACTGACACGGATAGACCCAGACACGATAGCCCAGGCAAGCCGTATTCCGGGTATCTCCCCAAGCGACATCAATATCCTCCTGGTGATGCTGGGACGCTAAACGTGGAATGTTCCACGTGAAACATTTACTTTAACAACAATAGCGTAAAAGACTGAAAATAGGATAGAAACAGATGCAAAAGAAATGAGCACAACCGAGGAACATATAAAAAACATCCTTTCCGTCATACCGGAATCGCCAGGCTGCTACCAATACTTTGACGAGAAGGGAACGATCATCTATGTAGGCAAAGCAAAGAACCTGAAGCGTCGCGTTTCCTCCTATTTCAACAAAGAACACGACAGCAACAAAACACGTGTCCTGGTCAAGCAGATACGAGACATCAAATATTTTGTTGTCGACACGGAAGAGGATGCACTTCTTTTGGAGAATAACCTGATCAAGCAATATCGTCCTCGGTACAACGTGTTGCTGAAAGACGACAAAACCTATCCGTCCATCGTTGTCAAGAACGAATATTTCCCGCGCGTATTCCAAACCCGGAATATCGTACGGGACGGTTCGCGCTATTACGGTCCCTACCCTTCCATCTATACGGCAAAGGTCATGCTGCAAATGCTGAAAGAACTGTATCCGCTACGTACCTGCAAATATCCTCTTACTCCCGAATCCATTGCGAAAGGCCGGTATAAGGTATGCCTCGAATACCATATCAAGCACTGCAAAGGGCCTTGTGAAGGATTGCAGACATTGGAGGAATACCAGCAAAACATTTCCGAAATAAAGGAAATCCTACGCGGGAATATCTCGCAAATAAGCAAACATCTGTATGAAGAGATGCAGAAACTGGCAGGAGAATTGCGGTTCGAAGAAGCACAGAAGATCAAAGAAAAGTATGAAGTCATCGAGAATTACCGCTCCAAATCGACAGTGGTCACCCCGATGCTCCACAATATAGACGTATTCTCACTGGCCGAAAACGAGAATTCCGCCTACATCAATTACCTGCATATCGGCAACGGAGCGATCGTGCAAGCCTATACATTCGAATATAAAAAGCGTTTGGACGAGTCGAAAGAGGAGTTGCTCAGCTTGGGGATCATCGAAATGCGCAACCGCTTTAAAAGCACTGCACGCGAAATCATCGTTCCTTTTCCGTTGGATATAGAACTGGAAAACGTTTCGATCACCGTTCCGCAGCGCGGAGATAAAAAGAAGCTGGTGGAATTATCGGAAATGAACGTGAAGCAGTATAAGGTCGACAAGCTGAAACAGGCGGAGAAACTGAACCCGGAGCAACGCAGCACACGTCTTTTAAAAGAGATACAGGAGACGCTCCATCTCCCCAAATTACCGGCTCATATCGAGTGTTTCGACAATTCCAATATACAGGGAAGCGACGCGGTAGCTGCGTGTGTCGTCTTCAAAATGGCGAAACCATCGAAAAAAGATTACCGGAAATACAACATCAAAACGGTTGTCGGCCCGGACGACTATGCCTCCATGAAAGAGGTCGTACGTCGCCGCTACCAGCGTGC from Parabacteroides merdae ATCC 43184 includes the following:
- a CDS encoding nucleoside recognition domain-containing protein encodes the protein MVLNYIWIAFFLIAFVVALCKLAIGGDTEVFTHIINASFASAKTGFEISLGLTGVLALWLGIMKIGEKGGVIQAFARLTAPVFSKLFPGIPKDHPATGSIFMCISANLLGLDNAATPMGLKAMKELQELNTQKDSASDPMIMFLCINASGLTLIPVSIMTYRAQMGAANPADVFLPLMLATFSSTLVAILAVCFKQRINILQRNLLLFFGGMIAFIGGLALLFGMMSQQSVSLYSTLFANILLFSIICGFIISGIRKKINVYDTFIEGAKEGFQTAVTIIPYLIAVLVAIAVFRASGAMDFLIDGIRMGVSAAGLDTQFVEGLPTMLMKPLSGSGARGMMLDAMNTYGADSFIGRLCSIVQGSSDTTFYVVALYFGSVGIRNTYYTIPCSLLADLAGAVAAVTMTYLFFT
- the ybeY gene encoding rRNA maturation RNase YbeY yields the protein MAIAFYAEDTKLPAIKKRAVGNWVKEVAATYGKKVGDISYIFCSDEKILEVNRQYLQHDYYTDIITFDYTSGDKISGDLFISLDTVKTNSEAFNTPYNEELHRTIIHGILHLCGINDKGPGERELMEANENKALAILPEECRESQLSR
- a CDS encoding 6-bladed beta-propeller, which codes for MKGTTIFFLSILLITTGCKRLDQTADDLITVDVTNNSFPKKELALQDFMDVEYIPLETNDDFVNQGFVQAIGKEFILAKNYRDDGDIFVYDRTGKAIRKINRKGQGGEEYISCRSVTLDEENNEMFINDFLARKIKVYDLEGNFKRSIKQKQDGDTQFYLDIFNYDKENLICYDECNQEIPFLLVSKQDGNITKEIRTPFKEKKLFLQLLRHEGGTRAAGPGEYSRIIPFNGNWILLEPSSDTIYTLMPDYNLRPFIVRTPPIHIMNPESFLVLKLVSDRYYFMESIKNVYDFSKEEGFPRTYFVYDTEEKDFFRYIIYNGDYSYKKEFYMVMLTPINSKGELWATINAFDLCEDYKKGKLKGKLKEVAATLEEDDNRVIMLVKHKK
- a CDS encoding sensor histidine kinase, with amino-acid sequence MKTTTLLLLLLFLVNSSSAETFIPYTPDSLKKGDWVEIESVHYYPYVAPGIEEKVPWRAENIRRVIFKATVTDLNERTLTLDYTFKSLYDCRNDTGKPGFYYFDSRYRQDFTFDHEMVGKRFLRVTYDRESQKAHTLDRQETTFSYSKNYVPFGVRQAGLSAYPGTTIQDSLPLDKQLAPAVQDILTGWQEDGMPRLAQNMRVIDASFSLPPNTEFTCSYVNFDLSDDLTVHKKIFIAYPTEYKVGKRVTILLTPGDSITQDKELFTTTHKRRYQGRGSEQNNFQYSYRRFADLYESDLYMYPSDLESPDQMKKAFQLRESLFQNVLAKDFKNMDPYWQMVFERSEQYLKGALALHLYMYASDKEVWHKSGLVDWQAPYFVSVNPLIDFAYSMHRPEVANYFYFLNVYTMYKKQELKADNLNLKTQKAKEKYLLNPADDYYLNKHILSGFPKYQVNGMNLQFLMHDKTLAETQEDYNDFIRSCPDTSLTNQLRRAYDKLLPFEAGKNIRESGLMIADSLHLVKGSDRKYILLFLSTREQGLPAPSLQNALDFKKRLESEGLASIVQLELYSKFQSNNAKRVKPFKAISDLQIEELRRKELGTVTILMREDGTILHRQFTNWQFDPSPALEIIQNDLKREDESFNDFLKGFKEGVLGTLLIAAIIGIAYYSRVKGKQKKERNRRRIRELELRAIRSQMNPHFIFNALSSIQNLINRSANQEANKYLIDFSRLLRKVLATSEKKLVPLSDEIEQLQLYLKLEQLRFPFSYSLTVDNNIEPDAIEIPGMLIQPFVENAVKHGIAPRGTGEIIIRLSLQDQLLVIDIIDDGPGMVTETESGFGIRAISNEFEILKDLYNTEIGITIENRQKKESVSGCHVRLSIPL
- a CDS encoding LytR/AlgR family response regulator transcription factor; translation: MDTKITAAIVDDEQGNRENLLRMIGNYCPQIRISAICSSVTEARTVLPEAKPDILFLDIRLGDDTGFSLLGSLPEIPFEVIFVTAYDSYAIQAIRFSALDYLLKPIDPEELTHAVDKAVQVVLRKQENKRMQNLLQNTQALDKQKKIALSVADKIEFVEIGSIIRCESESNYTTFYLKSGEKLIVSKTLKEFDELLAPYHFLRVHQSHLINLDEIKSFIKSDGGYIRMKDGASVSISRQRRNYVMEVLKQL
- a CDS encoding outer membrane beta-barrel protein: MKKYVLLLGLLIQAVSVLAQETSVGKSIFSVHAGPSWYLGKMIGITNNSDAYRNDLRNGIAWDANYYFLGDKYIFGSFKLAPGLIYQGGRYKNTHDESSDKILMHYFAPQLALFMVKQKYNLSLSTGVGYQHYKDKSFVYGKPRDVSMNKLAYNLSAGGEYRLSPLVGISAKLNWIVTSSESYSVRYHGQKWQVESPELSGGGGCFSQLSLLFGMNLHF
- a CDS encoding PH domain-containing protein — translated: METRISSSSMDNANKIKTSVMLLLLYGICIFPAWDGNLSVLLGLFAVSSILCMLTRGFMPNRFIVDGEKLVIDAYFRKTYINIEEILSAREVDRLDLGIMIRSFGVGWLFGDLGYFSSTAIGRVKVFARRSDNRILITTSRRGNFIIAPDDPEFIHYLNHAML